In Cytophagales bacterium, the following are encoded in one genomic region:
- a CDS encoding citrate synthase, whose product MSKTAEIKFGDNSFELPVIEGTEQEQAIDISKFRGTSGLITIDPGFKNTGSTTSAITFLDGEKGILRYRGYPIEQLADQSTFLEVSYLLIYGELPSVTQLEDFQQQITNHTLVHEDFKKLLDGFPSTSHPMGVLSSLVTALTAFYPQSLDPTRSSEEVNLSIIRIMAKMPTFAAWSYKNQMGHPVTYPDNSLDYCSNFLKMMFGLPSNDYTIDPVVAKALDKLLILHADHEQNCSASTVRIVGSSQASLYASLSAGINALWGPLHGGANQAVIEMLEGIKADGGDTKKWMAKAKDKDDPFRLMGFGHRVYKNFDPRARIIKKAADEVLDALGVTDPVLDIAKGLEEEALRDQYFVDRKLYPNVDFYSGIIYRALGIPTEMFTVMFAIGRLPGWIAQWKEMRENKEPIGRPRQVYTGANERDYVDLSNR is encoded by the coding sequence ATGTCTAAGACTGCTGAAATTAAGTTTGGAGATAATAGCTTCGAACTTCCTGTCATTGAAGGTACGGAACAGGAGCAAGCCATCGATATTAGTAAATTTCGAGGTACCTCGGGTTTGATCACCATCGATCCCGGATTTAAAAACACAGGTTCTACAACAAGTGCAATCACTTTTCTTGATGGTGAAAAAGGAATCCTAAGATATCGTGGATATCCCATCGAGCAATTAGCAGATCAATCGACATTTCTGGAAGTTTCTTACCTGTTGATCTATGGTGAGCTTCCCAGTGTAACACAATTGGAAGATTTTCAGCAGCAAATTACCAATCACACATTGGTCCATGAAGATTTCAAGAAGTTATTGGATGGATTCCCATCTACTTCTCACCCCATGGGTGTTTTGTCTTCTTTGGTTACGGCTTTGACTGCTTTCTATCCTCAGAGCCTTGATCCTACCCGATCTAGTGAAGAGGTGAATTTGAGCATCATTCGCATCATGGCGAAAATGCCAACGTTCGCAGCATGGTCTTACAAGAATCAAATGGGACATCCGGTGACTTATCCGGATAACAGCCTGGATTATTGCAGCAACTTCCTAAAAATGATGTTTGGACTTCCTTCGAACGATTACACCATTGATCCGGTAGTAGCGAAGGCATTGGACAAACTGTTGATTTTGCATGCGGACCATGAACAAAACTGTTCTGCTTCCACGGTAAGAATTGTTGGCTCTTCTCAGGCGAGCTTATATGCTTCACTTTCTGCAGGTATCAATGCCCTATGGGGACCACTTCATGGCGGTGCCAATCAGGCGGTAATTGAAATGTTGGAAGGCATCAAAGCAGATGGCGGAGACACAAAGAAGTGGATGGCCAAAGCCAAAGACAAAGACGATCCATTCCGATTGATGGGCTTTGGACACAGGGTCTATAAAAACTTCGATCCTAGAGCGAGGATCATCAAGAAAGCTGCTGATGAAGTATTGGATGCACTTGGTGTAACTGATCCTGTATTGGACATTGCTAAAGGTCTGGAAGAAGAAGCATTGAGGGATCAGTACTTCGTGGACAGAAAGCTTTATCCGAACGTAGACTTCTACTCTGGCATCATTTACAGGGCATTAGGTATCCCAACTGAGATGTTTACGGTTATGTTCGCTATTGGTCGTCTACCAGGTTGGATCGCACAATGGAAGGAAATGCGTGAAAACAAAGAGCCGATCGGAAGACCAAGACAGGTTTACACAGGCGCTAACGAGAGAGATTATGTTGATCTAAGCAATCGCTAA